One genomic window of Stieleria sp. JC731 includes the following:
- a CDS encoding NfeD family protein: MFRTPLLLQRICPAAMLWLFACSAYLRMLLGAYLRTLLGVFWGMVLGVMLLTPVATAQELSAQEKSAEALSSEAEGVVEQPRGLQDEEASGGGNERQQDTEVKAAKVRKAVLIPFHDAIHALSAELLMRKFHEAVDSGVDVIILDINSPGGEVFYTFEIMDMILETKNVETVAYVQKDAISGAALIAISCDKIYMSPNGRLGDAGVIMMGEDGAFRYVEEKRRSAVAQRARDAAEQTGRPMTLAEKMTDKDMVVFRSVNKESGEVRYLSDKELESMPDADQWEVGKPIREANKDMFFIANGKRLVELGMAEQTVESVDELAEQLDVETPIPVLDRTGTDIAIMILNHWFVTFLLLVVGLVALGIELSAPGIGIGGLTSMLCFGLFFWSRFLGGTAGWLEVTLFVLGIAFIGMEIFVIPGFGVAGLGGFALLLTSLVMASHRFIDLQNGQNLIDVGWDVVTVLGAFIGFFIAMLILSKYIGDIPGLGRLTLKPQVALPGVGEDPAAGGAAPSVLMPGWQRVQIGDTGVAVGALRPGGKMAVDDYTVDVVTEGDFVDGGQSVKVIAKQGSRVVVRLT; the protein is encoded by the coding sequence ATGTTTCGCACGCCACTTCTTTTACAGCGTATCTGTCCCGCGGCGATGCTCTGGTTGTTTGCGTGCAGTGCTTACTTGCGGATGCTCCTTGGTGCTTATTTGCGGACGCTCCTTGGGGTTTTTTGGGGGATGGTCCTTGGGGTGATGTTGCTAACGCCGGTCGCAACCGCACAGGAACTATCAGCACAGGAAAAATCAGCGGAAGCCCTATCGAGCGAAGCCGAGGGAGTTGTTGAACAACCACGGGGTCTCCAAGACGAAGAGGCATCCGGTGGCGGCAATGAGCGTCAACAGGATACAGAAGTCAAAGCAGCGAAGGTGCGGAAGGCCGTGTTAATTCCGTTTCATGATGCGATTCACGCACTCAGTGCCGAACTGTTGATGCGCAAATTTCACGAGGCAGTCGACTCCGGTGTTGATGTCATCATTTTGGACATCAATTCACCCGGCGGTGAAGTGTTCTACACCTTTGAAATCATGGACATGATCTTGGAGACGAAAAATGTAGAGACCGTCGCATACGTTCAAAAAGATGCGATCAGTGGCGCGGCGCTGATCGCGATTTCATGCGACAAGATTTACATGAGCCCCAATGGGCGTCTTGGTGATGCAGGTGTCATCATGATGGGCGAAGATGGCGCTTTTCGATACGTCGAGGAGAAACGACGAAGTGCCGTCGCTCAGCGGGCAAGGGACGCCGCCGAGCAGACGGGGCGGCCGATGACATTGGCGGAGAAAATGACGGACAAGGACATGGTCGTTTTTCGGTCTGTCAACAAAGAGTCCGGCGAGGTGCGGTATCTCAGTGACAAAGAACTGGAATCAATGCCCGATGCCGATCAATGGGAAGTTGGAAAACCAATCCGTGAAGCGAACAAAGACATGTTTTTCATCGCGAATGGGAAACGTCTTGTCGAGCTAGGAATGGCAGAGCAGACCGTCGAGAGCGTTGATGAACTTGCGGAGCAGCTTGATGTCGAAACACCCATTCCCGTGCTCGATCGCACCGGAACGGACATTGCCATCATGATTCTCAATCATTGGTTCGTGACGTTCCTGCTATTAGTTGTCGGGTTGGTAGCGCTTGGAATTGAACTGAGCGCACCGGGGATCGGGATTGGCGGTTTGACCTCGATGCTGTGTTTCGGATTGTTCTTCTGGAGTCGCTTTCTAGGAGGCACCGCAGGTTGGCTGGAGGTCACGCTATTCGTTCTCGGGATCGCATTCATCGGTATGGAGATCTTTGTCATTCCAGGATTTGGTGTCGCCGGTCTAGGCGGGTTTGCGCTGTTGCTAACATCACTGGTGATGGCTTCACACCGATTTATCGATCTGCAGAATGGACAAAACCTGATCGATGTAGGTTGGGATGTCGTGACCGTCCTTGGGGCCTTCATTGGTTTCTTTATCGCGATGCTGATACTTTCGAAGTATATCGGCGATATCCCGGGACTCGGGCGTTTGACATTGAAACCGCAAGTGGCGCTTCCAGGCGTCGGCGAAGATCCGGCGGCCGGTGGTGCCGCACCAAGTGTGTTGATGCCGGGGTGGCAACGCGTTCAGATCGGGGATACCGGCGTCGCCGTTGGTGCGTTGAGGCCGGGCGGCAAGATGGCGGTCGATGACTACACCGTCGACGTGGTCACCGAAGGCGACTTCGTTGACGGCGGGCAGAGTGTGAAGGTGATCGCAAAGCAGGGCAGCCGCGTTGTGGTGCGTTTAACCTAA
- a CDS encoding class I SAM-dependent methyltransferase has protein sequence MNRLLHRAVPVLEWTGWKITKVERGYCESVLPLSVPTTNQHGTHQAALISLSADYTGGMALTTLLTGVPLTGIHRGHPNRSASLWLASMDVKYENPSTSHLRGVCRIDAKTAERIKSRYFGGRIVLVTLTVEFFSEDNERVAVAEMKYFAQATSQLLRDREDGQRSSLSKLNLKKSARIIAGLRAQRSRQEGQWICREDGIKIRIDGGHDMFAAGTHGLLQAERLQKVLPQLQSMVAARTINADDVLRSMPEVEQLVMLGAGLDMRPLRLSNHLKGATVFEIDLPEMLTERQHVIQRMDKQIGGTHQTPERYQIAADFLRCDVGSKLRDHFAFSQTAATLVIYEGCSMYFEHEQNVRLLSSVMRSLKNPASRLWLDCVTPAVIHANTGDPNIHAFVDQMEMIGEKFIYGPTDIAGFLVECGVKLDKFVTAGNVLDDDDPTLAEYRFVTACRDSVDLESDPA, from the coding sequence ATGAACCGTCTGCTACACCGAGCGGTGCCGGTTCTTGAATGGACGGGATGGAAAATTACCAAGGTTGAACGCGGTTACTGTGAATCGGTGTTACCACTTAGCGTTCCGACGACAAACCAACACGGGACACATCAAGCCGCGTTGATTTCATTGTCGGCGGACTATACCGGCGGCATGGCTTTAACCACGCTATTGACCGGTGTACCGCTAACCGGGATCCATCGAGGGCATCCCAATCGATCAGCCTCACTATGGCTGGCTTCGATGGATGTAAAGTACGAAAACCCAAGCACCAGCCATCTGCGTGGTGTTTGCCGTATCGATGCCAAAACAGCCGAACGAATCAAGTCTCGATACTTCGGCGGGCGAATCGTACTGGTCACGCTCACGGTGGAGTTTTTCTCCGAAGACAACGAGCGTGTTGCGGTTGCCGAAATGAAGTACTTCGCACAAGCGACCTCACAACTGTTGCGAGATCGTGAAGACGGGCAACGGTCATCACTATCGAAGCTGAACTTGAAAAAGTCAGCGCGCATCATTGCGGGACTGCGTGCTCAACGTAGTAGACAAGAAGGACAATGGATCTGTCGCGAAGACGGCATCAAAATCCGTATCGATGGCGGGCATGATATGTTCGCGGCGGGAACGCATGGGTTGCTTCAGGCGGAACGCCTTCAAAAAGTTCTACCGCAGTTGCAGTCGATGGTCGCAGCACGCACGATCAATGCGGACGATGTCCTTCGTTCGATGCCGGAAGTCGAGCAGTTGGTCATGCTGGGAGCCGGCCTGGATATGCGACCGCTAAGGCTGAGCAACCATTTGAAGGGCGCCACGGTTTTCGAAATCGATTTGCCTGAAATGTTGACCGAACGGCAGCACGTCATCCAGCGAATGGATAAGCAAATCGGTGGAACGCATCAGACGCCTGAACGGTATCAGATCGCGGCCGACTTTTTGCGATGCGATGTCGGTAGCAAACTGCGAGATCACTTTGCGTTCTCACAGACTGCCGCAACGCTGGTGATCTACGAAGGCTGTTCCATGTACTTTGAACATGAACAGAACGTGCGATTGCTTTCCTCTGTCATGCGATCACTGAAGAACCCTGCAAGCCGCCTGTGGCTCGACTGTGTCACACCCGCTGTGATTCATGCCAACACCGGTGATCCCAATATCCACGCATTCGTCGATCAGATGGAGATGATTGGTGAAAAATTCATCTACGGGCCGACGGACATCGCAGGATTCCTAGTTGAATGTGGAGTCAAACTCGACAAGTTTGTGACGGCCGGAAACGTCCTGGACGATGACGATCCGACGCTTGCAGAGTATCGCTTTGTGACTGCATGTCGCGACAGCGTCGACTTGGAAAGTGACCCTGCCTAG